Proteins encoded in a region of the Geobacillus genomosp. 3 genome:
- a CDS encoding M20 peptidase aminoacylase family protein, whose product MKETIGQIKAELWDIFDHLHRHPEISWEEWRTTDFLRQELEREGYRVRTFADCPGVVAEIGNGPLAVGVRSDMDALWQEVDGVWQPNHSCGHDAHMTIVLGVAKLLRRIGYEPPGTLRFLFQPAEEKGTGALKMIEKGAADGLTFLYGVHLRPIQEVESGYAAPAIIHGAAQCIEGRIRGMAAHAARPHLGVNVIEVGSAIVQELGKIHTDPQVPASIKMTKFHAGEKDANTIPDYAEFALDLRAQTNGAMERLVEGLRHVVNGVAAIYGADIELTERTRIVAASPDYEAQQLMEEAIIAVLGADKCVPPVVTPGGEDFHFYSFKKPELKTTMLGLGCDLRPGLHHPRMTFRRDDLLSGVEILARVVMNTFAKVSPQGEKEHASVAANH is encoded by the coding sequence ATGAAAGAAACGATTGGGCAGATAAAAGCAGAATTATGGGACATTTTTGATCATCTTCATCGCCATCCAGAAATCAGCTGGGAAGAATGGCGGACGACCGATTTTCTTCGCCAGGAGCTCGAGCGTGAAGGATACCGGGTGCGGACGTTTGCCGATTGTCCGGGCGTAGTGGCGGAGATCGGCAACGGGCCGTTGGCAGTCGGGGTGCGCAGTGATATGGATGCTCTTTGGCAAGAAGTGGACGGCGTTTGGCAGCCGAACCACTCATGTGGGCACGACGCCCATATGACGATCGTGCTCGGGGTGGCGAAGCTGCTTCGCCGCATTGGCTATGAGCCGCCGGGGACGCTGCGGTTTTTGTTCCAACCGGCTGAGGAAAAAGGCACGGGTGCGCTGAAGATGATCGAAAAAGGAGCGGCCGATGGCCTGACGTTTTTGTATGGGGTTCATTTGCGCCCGATTCAAGAAGTCGAGAGCGGGTATGCAGCGCCGGCGATCATTCATGGGGCGGCACAATGCATTGAAGGGCGGATTCGCGGTATGGCGGCGCATGCGGCGCGGCCGCATTTAGGTGTCAACGTCATTGAAGTCGGCAGCGCGATTGTGCAAGAGCTCGGCAAAATCCATACCGATCCGCAAGTGCCGGCATCGATCAAGATGACGAAGTTTCATGCCGGTGAAAAAGATGCAAACACTATTCCCGATTATGCTGAGTTTGCCCTCGATTTACGGGCGCAGACGAACGGGGCGATGGAGCGGCTTGTTGAAGGGTTGCGCCATGTTGTAAACGGGGTTGCAGCGATTTATGGGGCCGATATTGAGCTGACCGAGCGAACTCGCATCGTCGCCGCCAGTCCGGACTATGAGGCGCAGCAGCTGATGGAAGAAGCGATCATCGCCGTTTTGGGGGCTGACAAATGCGTGCCGCCGGTCGTGACGCCGGGAGGGGAAGATTTTCACTTTTATTCTTTTAAAAAACCGGAGCTGAAGACGACGATGCTCGGGTTAGGCTGCGATTTGCGTCCGGGGCTCCATCACCCGCGCATGACGTTTCGGCGCGATGATTTGCTTTCCGGCGTGGAGATTTTGGCGCGGGTTGTGATGAACACGTTTGCGAAAGTTTCGCCGCAAGGAGAGAAAGAGCATGCCTCTGTCGCTGCAAATCATTGA
- a CDS encoding IMEF encapsulin system ferritin-like cargo protein, translating to MHDTLAEVSAILGRSKEALSQFQAILEPTIEQAADDHERLYWHHIYEEEEHRFDRLAALLPKLEEALADEAFLSRENGNFLRLLQDISLEKFGLHNFLEHLDLSLFHYKGTEHEPAIAALRDMTAADYQQMKSALETLNGALDVPVSFAAATPTDEKEEQKEYLKLAQYAAPPAASAPARPSVGTRRQLTVGSLKNQ from the coding sequence TTGCACGACACGTTAGCAGAAGTCAGCGCCATTCTTGGCCGGTCGAAGGAAGCGCTCAGTCAGTTTCAAGCGATTTTAGAGCCGACGATTGAACAGGCGGCTGACGATCATGAACGGCTGTACTGGCATCATATTTACGAAGAAGAGGAGCACCGATTTGACCGTTTGGCCGCCTTGCTTCCAAAGCTTGAGGAAGCGCTCGCTGATGAGGCATTTCTATCACGGGAAAACGGCAACTTCTTGCGGCTGCTGCAAGACATCAGCCTGGAAAAATTCGGCTTGCACAACTTTTTGGAACATCTCGATTTATCGTTGTTTCATTATAAAGGGACGGAACATGAACCGGCAATTGCGGCGCTGCGTGACATGACTGCCGCCGATTATCAACAGATGAAAAGCGCCCTCGAAACGCTAAATGGCGCGTTGGATGTGCCGGTTTCCTTCGCCGCCGCAACACCGACGGATGAAAAAGAAGAGCAAAAAGAGTATTTGAAGCTAGCACAATACGCCGCTCCGCCCGCCGCATCGGCACCTGCACGCCCATCGGTCGGGACGCGGCGGCAGCTGACAGTCGGCAGCTTAAAGAACCAATAA
- a CDS encoding threonine/serine exporter family protein — MTGQVDEIVDVCLLAGKLMLESGGETYRVEDTMMRIAASFGMSRSHGYVTPTAIIFSIEGTDSTRLIRISERSTNLAKVAAVNDISRRISRGELTLAEARTELEDIRRARPSYPLWQQTAAAALASACFASLIGGVVHFFPSLFSGGAAFWCFEMVHRFVKIRFFAEFFASFVAGGLVLLMGQAGFGGDVGKMIIGSVLPLVPGLAITNAVRDLMAGHLIAGLSRGAEAFLTAFAIGTGIAFILSIR; from the coding sequence ATGACGGGGCAGGTCGACGAAATTGTGGACGTTTGTTTGTTGGCGGGAAAGTTGATGCTCGAAAGCGGCGGAGAAACGTATCGAGTGGAAGATACAATGATGCGCATCGCCGCCTCGTTTGGCATGTCGCGCTCTCATGGTTATGTCACGCCGACGGCCATCATTTTTTCAATTGAAGGAACGGACTCAACAAGATTGATCCGCATTTCCGAACGCTCGACTAATTTGGCGAAAGTGGCGGCGGTCAATGATATTTCGCGGCGCATCAGCCGCGGCGAGTTGACGCTTGCGGAAGCGCGTACGGAGCTCGAGGACATCAGACGCGCGCGGCCGAGTTACCCCCTTTGGCAGCAAACCGCCGCCGCCGCGTTAGCGAGCGCTTGTTTTGCATCATTAATTGGAGGGGTAGTTCACTTTTTTCCATCACTTTTTTCCGGAGGAGCGGCGTTTTGGTGTTTTGAAATGGTGCACCGGTTCGTAAAAATCCGGTTTTTCGCGGAATTTTTTGCGTCTTTTGTTGCCGGGGGACTTGTATTGTTAATGGGGCAGGCTGGGTTTGGCGGGGACGTCGGAAAAATGATCATCGGTTCTGTGCTGCCGCTCGTACCGGGGCTCGCCATTACGAACGCGGTGCGTGATTTAATGGCCGGCCATCTCATCGCCGGTTTGTCGCGCGGCGCCGAGGCGTTTTTGACGGCGTTTGCGATTGGCACCGGCATCGCTTTTATTTTATCGATTCGGTGA
- a CDS encoding DUF5667 domain-containing protein, with translation MMNKRFSLPRVLSTGALAAAVALAPYSPAAFASTGAEGQTNGSTAAETGASVNNDAPAVLPGDFFYFFKTMMEKIELALTFDDAEKAKRLAEFAEERLAEAKALLDQGDTEQAKEVLANALKQQEAAWDVYEGTKQTDEQNGETAETDIETLRQQLEEKFSQNITALQAALERVKNPRAKEVLARNIEKAKQKLEAKIEKRLANQTEQSSQVEETDDEPTAPTDETEEAKNESAPSAPESAEIEKPAAAPAEDDTAVQLDEQADTAIKAETKSSLTPSGKTETKVSTRQTTAADAKGNGREHQAVTAGNKQAAVRASVSVSQPPKQTAKPQTKHDHSPAHGKQNKEEKNGK, from the coding sequence ATGATGAACAAGCGATTCTCACTCCCCCGCGTGTTGTCGACGGGCGCACTCGCTGCAGCTGTTGCGCTCGCTCCTTACAGCCCGGCGGCGTTCGCCAGCACGGGGGCCGAAGGACAAACAAACGGCAGCACGGCGGCCGAAACAGGCGCCAGCGTCAACAATGACGCCCCGGCAGTGTTGCCCGGTGACTTTTTCTACTTTTTCAAAACGATGATGGAGAAAATTGAACTTGCCCTCACATTTGACGATGCTGAAAAAGCGAAACGGCTGGCTGAGTTCGCTGAGGAACGGCTGGCTGAGGCGAAGGCGCTGCTTGACCAAGGAGACACTGAACAGGCGAAAGAAGTGCTCGCCAACGCTCTTAAACAACAAGAGGCAGCTTGGGACGTTTATGAAGGAACTAAACAAACGGACGAACAAAACGGAGAAACAGCGGAAACCGATATTGAGACATTGCGCCAACAGTTGGAAGAAAAGTTTTCCCAAAACATCACGGCCTTGCAAGCGGCGCTCGAACGGGTGAAAAATCCGCGGGCGAAGGAAGTGCTCGCCCGCAATATTGAAAAAGCGAAGCAAAAACTCGAAGCCAAAATAGAGAAGCGGTTGGCGAACCAAACAGAGCAAAGCAGCCAAGTAGAGGAAACAGATGACGAACCGACGGCACCAACCGATGAAACAGAAGAAGCGAAAAACGAAAGCGCGCCATCCGCTCCTGAATCGGCCGAAATAGAAAAACCAGCCGCTGCACCGGCGGAAGACGATACAGCGGTTCAACTAGATGAACAAGCGGACACCGCCATCAAAGCGGAAACAAAATCATCCCTCACGCCTTCCGGAAAAACGGAAACAAAGGTCAGCACTCGGCAAACGACAGCCGCCGACGCCAAAGGGAATGGCCGGGAACATCAAGCAGTGACGGCTGGAAATAAACAAGCAGCGGTTCGCGCCTCTGTCTCTGTTTCACAACCACCGAAACAAACAGCCAAACCGCAAACAAAACACGATCATTCGCCGGCCCACGGAAAACAAAACAAGGAAGAAAAGAATGGAAAATAA
- a CDS encoding diacylglycerol/lipid kinase family protein, with protein MNLYFIINPAAKNGRSASIWEQLQPLLDQEGIAYQAYWTTRKGEGKEIARRLGEESVEPIAIAAVGGDGTVHEIVNGAGSLTHVAISCIPAGTGNDFIRGFHLARASKRALRQLIDGARSGGVLSFDLGRFASSAVPDGAFANSVGCGFDAHIARAANRSAWKGRFNRFRLGSLIYAFYLVKELFRYQPVDLDICIDGKNYSFQQAWMATVSNHPYYGGGMRIAPSARADDGLLHITVVGRMSRWKILALFLSVFWGGHVRMKEICVFAGRNVCIRPAAPVPLHADGEDAGEGEVSAWIEAKGMRVIGAEPDE; from the coding sequence ATGAATCTTTATTTCATCATCAACCCAGCCGCCAAAAATGGCCGGTCCGCGTCTATTTGGGAGCAGCTGCAGCCTCTGCTCGATCAGGAAGGAATCGCCTATCAGGCATATTGGACGACCCGAAAAGGAGAGGGAAAAGAAATCGCCCGCCGGCTCGGCGAGGAAAGCGTTGAGCCGATCGCGATCGCGGCGGTCGGGGGCGACGGGACGGTGCATGAAATCGTGAACGGGGCGGGTTCGCTAACGCACGTTGCGATTAGCTGCATTCCCGCCGGAACGGGAAACGATTTTATCCGAGGTTTCCATCTTGCCCGAGCATCGAAACGGGCGCTCCGGCAGCTGATCGATGGCGCTCGTTCCGGTGGAGTTTTGTCTTTTGACCTCGGTCGGTTTGCCAGCAGCGCCGTGCCGGACGGCGCGTTTGCCAACAGCGTCGGCTGCGGTTTTGACGCCCATATCGCCCGCGCGGCCAACCGTTCGGCATGGAAAGGGCGGTTCAATCGCTTTAGGCTTGGCTCGCTTATTTACGCGTTTTATTTAGTGAAAGAGCTATTCCGCTATCAACCGGTCGACCTTGACATTTGCATTGATGGGAAAAACTATTCATTTCAACAAGCTTGGATGGCGACTGTGTCCAACCATCCATACTACGGCGGCGGGATGCGCATCGCCCCGTCAGCGCGGGCGGACGATGGCCTTCTTCACATCACGGTTGTCGGGAGAATGTCGCGTTGGAAAATTCTTGCGCTGTTTTTGTCCGTATTTTGGGGCGGACATGTGCGAATGAAAGAAATTTGCGTGTTCGCCGGGCGGAACGTGTGCATCCGCCCGGCAGCTCCTGTTCCGCTTCACGCCGATGGGGAGGATGCAGGAGAAGGGGAAGTGTCGGCTTGGATTGAGGCTAAAGGGATGCGAGTCATTGGCGCAGAACCCGATGAATGA
- the murB gene encoding UDP-N-acetylmuramate dehydrogenase encodes MKRAEHIYQRLVAICGKENVLRDEPMKNHTLVRIGGKADFLVWPETYEQVVAVLRLKEEYGLPFTLLGNGSNVIIRDGGLRGIVMQLKHLNRIWREGNNVMAQSGADIKAVSRFALEQHLTGLEFACGIPGSVGGAIMMNAGAYGGEVKDVLDHVKVATLAGELKTLKNEELELGYRTSLISRTHDIVLEVVFALQPGDYGQIKAKMDDLTFQRESKQPLEYPSVGSVFKRPPGYFAGKLIQDSGLQGKGFGGAEVSTKHAGFIINKNNATAADYIATIDMVRKTVKEKFGVDLELEVKIIGEE; translated from the coding sequence ATGAAACGTGCGGAACACATTTATCAAAGACTCGTAGCGATTTGCGGAAAAGAAAATGTTCTTCGCGATGAGCCGATGAAAAACCATACATTAGTGCGGATCGGCGGCAAGGCCGATTTTCTCGTCTGGCCGGAAACATACGAGCAAGTTGTCGCCGTCTTGCGATTGAAAGAGGAGTACGGGCTGCCGTTTACCCTTCTTGGCAACGGTTCGAACGTCATCATCCGTGACGGTGGGCTGCGCGGCATTGTCATGCAGCTGAAGCATCTCAACCGCATTTGGCGCGAAGGGAACAACGTGATGGCACAAAGCGGAGCCGACATTAAAGCGGTGTCGCGGTTCGCGCTCGAACAACACCTCACCGGATTGGAGTTTGCCTGCGGCATTCCGGGGTCGGTCGGCGGGGCGATTATGATGAATGCCGGGGCATACGGCGGGGAAGTGAAAGATGTGCTTGACCATGTCAAAGTGGCGACGCTCGCCGGCGAGTTGAAAACACTGAAAAATGAAGAGCTTGAACTCGGATATCGAACGAGTTTGATTAGCCGGACGCACGATATTGTGCTTGAAGTCGTGTTTGCTCTCCAACCAGGTGATTATGGACAAATTAAAGCGAAAATGGATGATTTGACGTTTCAGCGCGAATCAAAGCAGCCGCTTGAGTATCCGTCGGTCGGGAGTGTGTTCAAGCGCCCGCCGGGTTATTTTGCCGGCAAGCTCATTCAAGACAGCGGCCTGCAAGGGAAAGGGTTCGGCGGTGCGGAAGTGTCGACAAAGCACGCCGGGTTTATTATTAACAAAAATAATGCGACGGCTGCCGATTACATCGCGACGATCGATATGGTGCGCAAAACCGTGAAGGAAAAGTTCGGAGTTGATTTAGAGCTGGAAGTGAAAATTATCGGTGAGGAATGA
- a CDS encoding ornithine cyclodeaminase family protein, whose translation MLILSEQEIQRMYTMKDAISDVKEMLRQKQAGKVIAPDRTVLPFPNHDASILYMPSAEEGAAVVKVVSIFPHNPAAGRSTTQGIMVLTDAKTGEHRMVCNATYLTRLRTGALSAIAADYLATQAASRLAVIGTGAMAKEQVVGILAVRAIERIFLYNRTRKKAEDFAAGLHRLVREWTGKVYVVDEADEAVRQADIVVCSTRSEQPVFSGQMLRPGMHISAIGSYLPHMRELDVETIVKADRIVVDTLEGVKHEAGELIQAAESGRWSFSRINAEIGELVTGEKSGRQHEREITVFKSVGAAWYDLAVAIGVYYKALELGAGQEVEL comes from the coding sequence ATGCTTATTTTGTCAGAACAAGAAATTCAACGCATGTATACGATGAAGGATGCCATTTCCGATGTAAAAGAAATGTTGCGACAAAAACAAGCAGGGAAAGTGATCGCCCCTGATCGCACGGTGCTTCCATTTCCGAATCATGATGCTTCGATTTTGTATATGCCATCCGCTGAGGAGGGGGCAGCAGTGGTGAAGGTGGTCAGCATTTTCCCCCATAACCCTGCAGCAGGAAGATCGACCACCCAGGGGATCATGGTGCTTACGGATGCGAAAACGGGGGAACATCGGATGGTTTGTAATGCCACGTATTTGACGAGACTGCGCACGGGGGCGTTATCCGCCATTGCAGCTGATTATTTGGCGACACAGGCGGCGTCGCGGCTAGCGGTGATCGGAACAGGGGCGATGGCCAAAGAACAAGTGGTTGGCATATTGGCAGTGAGAGCGATTGAACGTATATTTCTGTACAACCGAACGAGGAAAAAAGCGGAAGACTTCGCGGCGGGACTGCATCGACTGGTTCGGGAATGGACAGGGAAGGTATATGTGGTGGATGAGGCGGACGAAGCCGTTCGCCAGGCCGACATCGTGGTTTGCAGCACGCGCTCGGAACAGCCGGTGTTTTCCGGTCAAATGTTGCGGCCAGGCATGCACATTAGCGCCATTGGCTCGTACTTGCCACATATGCGCGAGTTGGATGTGGAGACTATTGTCAAAGCGGATCGCATTGTCGTCGATACACTTGAGGGCGTCAAACATGAGGCAGGAGAACTCATTCAGGCGGCTGAAAGCGGAAGATGGTCGTTTTCCCGGATCAATGCAGAAATCGGGGAGCTTGTTACCGGAGAGAAAAGCGGCCGTCAACATGAACGGGAAATCACCGTGTTTAAGTCGGTTGGGGCGGCTTGGTACGATTTGGCTGTGGCGATCGGCGTGTATTACAAAGCTTTAGAGCTTGGAGCGGGGCAAGAGGTGGAACTCTGA
- a CDS encoding threonine/serine exporter family protein, protein MIAMQLLFSFVASALFGIIFNIPPRLLPHSGFVGMSGWVVYTFVSRSGTDGVTATFMAAFFIALLSNAFARRYRAPATIFIVPGILPLVPGLTAFEAMRYVAMNDYDAAIPLAAKAFMISGAIAMGLIFSEVVNQLAKRRH, encoded by the coding sequence ATGATCGCAATGCAGCTTCTGTTTAGCTTTGTAGCATCGGCGCTGTTTGGCATCATCTTTAATATTCCGCCGCGCCTGTTGCCGCACAGCGGGTTTGTCGGAATGAGCGGTTGGGTTGTGTATACGTTTGTTTCGCGGTCAGGGACGGACGGTGTCACCGCGACATTTATGGCGGCTTTTTTCATCGCTCTTTTAAGCAATGCGTTCGCCCGGCGCTATCGGGCGCCCGCCACCATTTTCATCGTGCCCGGCATCCTTCCACTTGTGCCGGGCTTGACCGCGTTCGAAGCGATGCGCTATGTCGCGATGAATGATTATGACGCTGCGATTCCGTTGGCGGCAAAAGCGTTTATGATCTCTGGGGCGATTGCGATGGGACTCATTTTTTCCGAGGTTGTCAACCAACTGGCGAAGCGCCGACATTGA
- a CDS encoding GNAT family N-acetyltransferase: protein MPLSLQIIETIEQLNEMAELEADVWGTAPIPLHQTLTVAKNGGVVIGAYVDGKLVGFVYSFPGFRNGEMYLCSHMIGIDASFRDRGIGYRLKMKQAEEARRRGYRVIRWTYDPLQSRNGYLNLAKLGAVGVEYIENCYGEMDDALNGRLPSDRLIVEWRLDERPASEWNGSQAEFQGVSVLEAEETVGGLLRPVPRDIDETAAPLLLAAVPLDFPQLKERDPALALEWRLATRALFQRLLAEGWVAAGAWRRPGEAVLHYIWRRRGERLQQEGGKER from the coding sequence ATGCCTCTGTCGCTGCAAATCATTGAGACAATCGAACAGTTGAACGAAATGGCTGAGTTGGAGGCAGACGTTTGGGGAACAGCACCGATCCCTCTTCATCAAACGTTGACCGTGGCAAAAAACGGCGGCGTTGTGATCGGCGCGTATGTGGACGGGAAGCTGGTCGGTTTCGTCTACAGTTTTCCTGGATTTCGAAATGGAGAAATGTATCTTTGTTCCCATATGATAGGGATTGATGCTTCGTTTCGCGACCGGGGGATCGGCTATCGCTTGAAAATGAAGCAGGCGGAAGAAGCGCGGCGGCGCGGCTATCGAGTCATCCGCTGGACGTACGATCCGCTGCAAAGCCGCAACGGCTACTTGAATTTAGCCAAGCTCGGAGCTGTTGGTGTCGAATATATCGAAAACTGTTACGGCGAGATGGATGATGCGTTAAACGGCCGGCTGCCATCGGACCGTCTTATCGTCGAATGGCGGCTTGATGAGCGTCCTGCTTCGGAGTGGAATGGGAGCCAGGCTGAGTTCCAAGGAGTGTCGGTGCTTGAGGCGGAGGAAACGGTTGGCGGCCTGTTGCGCCCGGTGCCGAGAGACATCGATGAAACAGCGGCGCCGTTGTTGTTGGCTGCTGTTCCGCTTGACTTTCCGCAGCTAAAAGAGCGGGATCCCGCGCTGGCGCTTGAGTGGCGGCTGGCGACACGCGCGCTGTTTCAGCGGCTGCTCGCGGAAGGATGGGTGGCCGCGGGGGCTTGGCGCCGCCCGGGAGAAGCGGTATTGCATTACATATGGAGGCGGCGGGGGGAACGATTGCAGCAGGAAGGGGGAAAGGAAAGATGA